In one window of Pseudorasbora parva isolate DD20220531a chromosome 7, ASM2467924v1, whole genome shotgun sequence DNA:
- the prelid3a gene encoding PRELI domain containing protein 3A, which produces MKIWSTEHIFSYPWETVIKAAMRKYPNPMNPSVVGVDVLHRNLDTHGRLHSHRLLSTEWGLPGIVRAILGTNRTTTYVQEHSIVDPEEKKMELCSTNITLTNLVSVDERLVYTPHPENPEVTVLTQEAIITVKGVSLSSYLEGLMALSMSANARKGWDAIEWIIQNSERENVPLCDLC; this is translated from the exons ATGAAGATTTGGAGCACGGAGCACATATTCAG CTACCCATGGGAGACTGTGATCAAAGCAGCCATGAGGAAGTACCCCAATCCAATGAACCCTAGCGTTGTTGGAGTGGACGTTCTTCATAGGAACTTGGACACACATGGACGTCTGCACAGTCATCGGCTCCTCAGCACAGAGTGGGGTCTTCCAGGGATTGTCAGAGCG ATTTTAGGGACAAATCGAACCACCACATATGTACAAGAACATTCCATTGTGGaccctgaagaaaaaaaaatggagcTTTGCTCAACAAAC ATAACCCTAACGAATTTAGTATCTGTTGATGAAAGGCTTGTCTACACGCCTCATCCAGAAAATCCAGAGGT CACTGTATTAACACAAGAGGCGATCATCACGGTGAAGGGGGTCAGTTTGAGCAGCTACCTTGAGGGACTGATGGCTCTATCCATGTCAGCTAATGCAAGAAAG GGATGGGATGCCATTGAATGGATTATTCAAAACTCTGAAAGGGAAAATGTTCCTTTGTGTGACCTGTGTTGA
- the fbxo32 gene encoding F-box only protein 32: MPFLGQDWRSPGQSWVKTEDGWKKTTKDENETDNNVSERKSYCKEEHDKENLILSINYDVAAKKRKKDLLNNNTKIPYFHKDKWIYVHKGSTKERHGYCTLGEAFNRLDFCSAIKDTRRFNYVVRLLELIAKSQLPSLSGVAQKNYMNILERVVQKVLEDQQNVRPIKELLQTLYASLCSLVQDMGKSVLVGNINIWVYRMENILQWQQQLDNIQINRPTNTGMTFLDLPTSLQLNIMHRLSDGRDLVSLGQVCPDLNVLAEDRLLWKKLCQYHFTDRQIRKRLMVSDKGQLEWKKMYFKLCRCYPHKEQYSDTLQFCTHCHILFWKDTDHPCTANNPESCCKPVSPQGFINLFKF, translated from the exons ATGCCGTTTCTTGGACAAGACTGGCGGTCTCCTGGTCAAAGCTGGGTGAAAACAGAGGACGGCTGGAAAAAAACGACGAAAGATGAGAACGAGACGGATAACAATGTTTCAGAACGCAAGAG TTACTGCAAGGAAGAACATGACAAGGAGAATTTGATCCTCAGCATTAATTATGATGTGGCTGCAAAGAAGCGAAAGAAGGACTTgcttaacaacaacacaaaaattCCTT ATTTTCACAAAGACAAATGGATTTATGTCCACAAAGGAAGCACCAAAGAG CGTCATGGATATTGTACTCTTGGAGAAGCATTTAATCGCTTGGATTTCTGCAGCGCCATCAAAGACACCAGGCGATTCAATTATGTCGTAAGG CTGCTGGAGCTGATCGCCAAATCCCAACTTCCTTCGCTGAGTGGAGTGGCACAGAAAAACTACATGAACATTCTGGAGAGGGTTGTGCAGAAAG TTCTTGAGGATCAGCAAAATGTTCGACCGATTAAAGAACTGCTGCAGACACTATATGCGTCGTTGTGCAGTCTGGTGCAGGACATGGGCAAGTCTGTCCTAGTGGGCAACATCAACATCTGGGTATACCGCATGGAGAACATACTACAGTGGCAACAGCAGCTTGACAACATTCAGATCAACAGG CCTACAAACACAGGGATGACATTCCTTGATCTACCGACTAGCTTACAGCTTAACATCATGCACCGTCTTTCAGACGGAAGAGATCTGGTTAGCTTGGGTCAAGTATGCCCTGACCTGAATGTGCTGGCAGAAGATCGGCTGTTGTGGAAGAAACTTTGCCAGTATCATttcacagacagacag ATCCGCAAGCGCCTAATGGTGTCAGATAAAGGACAATTGGAATGGAAAAAGATGTACTTTAAGTTGTGCCGATGCTACCCTCACAAGGAACAGTACAGTGACACATTACAGTTCTGCACACATTGCCACATCCTGTTCTGGAAG GATACCGACCATCCTTGCACTGCCAATAACCCAGAGAGCTGCTGCAAGCCCGTGTCTCCACAGGGTTTCATAAACCTTTTTAAATTCTAG
- the klhl38b gene encoding kelch-like protein 38 isoform X1, with protein MCFKSAETSLDVPISEVLHFKDKDLISTILLELNTLRKDQILTDVVLCSEGKEIPCHRNVLVSSSPYFHAMFCSCFLETQKPRIDLQGVPYEILTDIVEYVYTGSVSITMELVLPLMQAASMLQYGRLFEACSTFLQTQLSPDNCLSMIRLSEILHCSSLQEKARELAVKSFSDVVVSEDFCELSLPELVSYLEDDKLCVEEEQVFETLLAWIHHDPFSRRGTIHDLFQRVRLRHVHPSYLFQFIANDPLVQSSSLCIEMIESVRRLLFSVGTHCPGDLKPLWAVPRRRNCKEALVVVGGRKNGERTSREALLYDEQTRCWQCLAKIPLRLYRPSYVCMHSILYVLGGLTMGAGGQCTISNIVYTLSLKTNQWRIGEPMLTPRYAHQSSTYLHFIFVLGGLTADGQLSNEVERYDTMFNQWQAMAPMPTAVLHPAVAAHDQRIYVFGGEDAMQKPVRMIQVYHIGRNMWYRMETRTVKNVCAPAVLINDKIYIVGGYTRRMVAYDVKTNKFEKCENMKARKMHHSAAVVNDKIYVTGGRFINSQESVEDSDDFDSYDPKTDSWMSMGTLPFKLFDHGSVNLVYLSDKFLPT; from the exons ATGTTCTCGTGTCCAGCAGCCCCTACTTCCACGCTATGTTCTGCAGCTGCTTCCTGGAGACCCAGAAGCCTCGGATAGACCTCCAAGGTGTTCCTTATGAAATCCTTACGGATATAGTAGAGTATGTTTACACAGGGTCCGTCAGCATCACCATGGAGCTGGTTCTCCCTCTGATGCAAGCCGCCTCTATGCTTCAGTACGGAAGGCTTTTTGAGGCCTGCTCAACATTCCTGCAGACCCAGCTCAGTCCAGACAACTGTCTGAGCATGATCCGGCTCTCTGAAATCCTGCATTGCTCTAGCTTGCAGGAAAAAGCAAGAGAACTGGCTGTGAAGAGCTTCTCCGATGTGGTGGTCTCTGAGGACTTCTGCGAGCTCTCACTACCGGAATTGGTGAGCTACTTGGAGGATGACAAACTGTGCGTTGAGGAGGAGCAAGTATTTGAGACTCTTCTAGCCTGGATCCACCACGACCCGTTCTCCAGACGTGGCACTATCCATGACTTGTTCCAACGCGTGAGGCTGAGACATGTCCATCCCTCCTATCTTTTCCAGTTTATCGCCAATGACCCTCTAGTCCAGTCATCTTCTTTATGCATAGAAATGATCGAATCTGTTCGTCGCCTTCTTTTTTCTGTCGGCACTCATTGCCCTGGTGATCTTAAGCCCCTTTGGGCTGTGCCACGGCGGCGAAACTGCAAGGAGGCGCTTGTTGTAGTGGGAGGCCGTAAGAATGGCGAGCGGACATCTCGTGAGGCGCTGCTCTATGATGAACAGACTCGCTGTTGGCAGTGTCTCGCAAAAATCCCACTGCGCCTTTACCGGCCCTCTTATGTCTGCATGCACAGCATCCTTTATGTGCTCGGGGGCTTAACCATGGGCGCAGGAGGGCAGTGCACAATAAGCAACATCGTGTACACACTTTCTCTGAAAACAAACCAGTGGAGAATAGGGGAACCCATGCTGACACCTCGATACGCCCATCAGAGCTCCACGTACCTGCATTTCATTTTCGTTCTGGGCGGACTGACAGCTGACGGACAGCTGTCCAATGAGGTAGAGCGGTACGACACCATGTTCAACCAATGGCAGGCCATGGCCCCCATGCCCACTGCAGTTCTGCACCCAGCTGTAGCTGCACATGACCAGAGAATTTACGTGTTCGGAGGCGAAGACGCCATGCAGAAACCTGTTCGAATGATCCAG GTGTACCACATAGGAAGGAATATGTGGTATAGGATGGAAACCAGGACAGTGAAGAATGTCTGTGCACCAGCTGTATTGATCAATGACAAAATCTACATTGTAGGCG gCTATACCAGAAGAATGGTAGCATATGATGTTAAAACCAACAAGTTTGAGAAATGCGAAAATATGAAGGCCAGGAAGATGCATCACTCTGCTGCTGTTGTGAATGACAAGATCTATGTCACAGGGGGCCGCTTCATCAACAGTCAAGAGAGTGTGGAAGACTCAGACGACTTTGACTCCTACGATCCAAAGACAGACTCATGGATGTCGATGGGAACTTTGCCATTCAAGCTATTTGACCATGGCTCAGTAAATCTGGTCTATCTCTCTGATAAGTTTTTGCCTACATGA
- the klhl38b gene encoding kelch-like protein 38 isoform X2 — protein MFCSCFLETQKPRIDLQGVPYEILTDIVEYVYTGSVSITMELVLPLMQAASMLQYGRLFEACSTFLQTQLSPDNCLSMIRLSEILHCSSLQEKARELAVKSFSDVVVSEDFCELSLPELVSYLEDDKLCVEEEQVFETLLAWIHHDPFSRRGTIHDLFQRVRLRHVHPSYLFQFIANDPLVQSSSLCIEMIESVRRLLFSVGTHCPGDLKPLWAVPRRRNCKEALVVVGGRKNGERTSREALLYDEQTRCWQCLAKIPLRLYRPSYVCMHSILYVLGGLTMGAGGQCTISNIVYTLSLKTNQWRIGEPMLTPRYAHQSSTYLHFIFVLGGLTADGQLSNEVERYDTMFNQWQAMAPMPTAVLHPAVAAHDQRIYVFGGEDAMQKPVRMIQVYHIGRNMWYRMETRTVKNVCAPAVLINDKIYIVGGYTRRMVAYDVKTNKFEKCENMKARKMHHSAAVVNDKIYVTGGRFINSQESVEDSDDFDSYDPKTDSWMSMGTLPFKLFDHGSVNLVYLSDKFLPT, from the exons ATGTTCTGCAGCTGCTTCCTGGAGACCCAGAAGCCTCGGATAGACCTCCAAGGTGTTCCTTATGAAATCCTTACGGATATAGTAGAGTATGTTTACACAGGGTCCGTCAGCATCACCATGGAGCTGGTTCTCCCTCTGATGCAAGCCGCCTCTATGCTTCAGTACGGAAGGCTTTTTGAGGCCTGCTCAACATTCCTGCAGACCCAGCTCAGTCCAGACAACTGTCTGAGCATGATCCGGCTCTCTGAAATCCTGCATTGCTCTAGCTTGCAGGAAAAAGCAAGAGAACTGGCTGTGAAGAGCTTCTCCGATGTGGTGGTCTCTGAGGACTTCTGCGAGCTCTCACTACCGGAATTGGTGAGCTACTTGGAGGATGACAAACTGTGCGTTGAGGAGGAGCAAGTATTTGAGACTCTTCTAGCCTGGATCCACCACGACCCGTTCTCCAGACGTGGCACTATCCATGACTTGTTCCAACGCGTGAGGCTGAGACATGTCCATCCCTCCTATCTTTTCCAGTTTATCGCCAATGACCCTCTAGTCCAGTCATCTTCTTTATGCATAGAAATGATCGAATCTGTTCGTCGCCTTCTTTTTTCTGTCGGCACTCATTGCCCTGGTGATCTTAAGCCCCTTTGGGCTGTGCCACGGCGGCGAAACTGCAAGGAGGCGCTTGTTGTAGTGGGAGGCCGTAAGAATGGCGAGCGGACATCTCGTGAGGCGCTGCTCTATGATGAACAGACTCGCTGTTGGCAGTGTCTCGCAAAAATCCCACTGCGCCTTTACCGGCCCTCTTATGTCTGCATGCACAGCATCCTTTATGTGCTCGGGGGCTTAACCATGGGCGCAGGAGGGCAGTGCACAATAAGCAACATCGTGTACACACTTTCTCTGAAAACAAACCAGTGGAGAATAGGGGAACCCATGCTGACACCTCGATACGCCCATCAGAGCTCCACGTACCTGCATTTCATTTTCGTTCTGGGCGGACTGACAGCTGACGGACAGCTGTCCAATGAGGTAGAGCGGTACGACACCATGTTCAACCAATGGCAGGCCATGGCCCCCATGCCCACTGCAGTTCTGCACCCAGCTGTAGCTGCACATGACCAGAGAATTTACGTGTTCGGAGGCGAAGACGCCATGCAGAAACCTGTTCGAATGATCCAG GTGTACCACATAGGAAGGAATATGTGGTATAGGATGGAAACCAGGACAGTGAAGAATGTCTGTGCACCAGCTGTATTGATCAATGACAAAATCTACATTGTAGGCG gCTATACCAGAAGAATGGTAGCATATGATGTTAAAACCAACAAGTTTGAGAAATGCGAAAATATGAAGGCCAGGAAGATGCATCACTCTGCTGCTGTTGTGAATGACAAGATCTATGTCACAGGGGGCCGCTTCATCAACAGTCAAGAGAGTGTGGAAGACTCAGACGACTTTGACTCCTACGATCCAAAGACAGACTCATGGATGTCGATGGGAACTTTGCCATTCAAGCTATTTGACCATGGCTCAGTAAATCTGGTCTATCTCTCTGATAAGTTTTTGCCTACATGA